A single Aggregatilinea lenta DNA region contains:
- a CDS encoding GNAT family N-acetyltransferase → MELHQTSSRPVHNFTLVPVGFEHVPALLDVYRQCEDFLALGPQAYASIEMVKQDLRLSQKAGGLYRGIVNADGQIVGVLDVVPGGFEGDPAVAFVELLMIAVPFRGRGLGEAVLAAAEAEICANPAIREIQLGVQVNNPGGLRFWRRMGYTACGEPEDLPDGTRAMRFRKGIERTG, encoded by the coding sequence ATGGAGCTGCATCAAACTTCCTCACGGCCCGTACACAACTTCACCCTGGTTCCGGTTGGATTCGAACACGTTCCGGCGCTGCTGGACGTGTACCGGCAGTGCGAAGACTTCCTGGCGCTCGGTCCGCAGGCGTATGCATCAATCGAAATGGTCAAGCAGGATCTCCGGCTGTCGCAGAAGGCCGGGGGGCTGTACCGGGGTATCGTCAACGCGGACGGGCAGATCGTGGGCGTGCTGGATGTGGTTCCAGGGGGCTTCGAGGGCGACCCGGCGGTGGCCTTCGTCGAGCTGCTGATGATTGCCGTGCCGTTTCGCGGGCGCGGGCTGGGCGAAGCAGTGCTCGCCGCCGCGGAAGCCGAGATCTGCGCGAACCCGGCGATCCGCGAAATTCAGTTGGGCGTGCAGGTGAATAACCCCGGCGGGCTGCGCTTCTGGCGGCGTATGGGCTATACGGCGTGCGGCGAGCCGGAAGATTTGCCCGACGGCACGCGGGCGATGCGGTTTCGGAAGGGGATCGAGCGAACTGGCTAG
- the holB gene encoding DNA polymerase III subunit delta' — MSNSTMASVTQYWPVIGHEWAIEHLDRALRHNRMRHAYLITGPGHIGKTTLARAFAAALVCTGEHAPCGECRACRLIAHSSHPDLTIIDSGEKGSVLKIEQVRDLQQVLSLRPYEARYRVAILRRFHEANPAAANALLKTLEEPTRDVVIILTAESTDALLPTIVSRCQPIQLRPLPLQTVRDALVERYDAPPEQAEMLARLSGGRIGWAIAALQAPEELELRQQAVVLLEQALQGKRRERFKLVEGMPGDKGALLPLLDVWQGYWRDALLLASGSQAPITNYDHAEQLSALAQAIGTAAAHHALDATCRTIVALGKNANARLALEVLMLDYPTP; from the coding sequence ATGAGCAACTCGACCATGGCCTCCGTAACGCAGTATTGGCCCGTCATCGGGCACGAGTGGGCGATCGAGCACCTCGACCGCGCGCTGCGGCACAACCGGATGCGCCACGCCTACCTGATCACCGGACCAGGACACATCGGCAAGACGACGCTGGCGCGCGCCTTCGCGGCGGCGCTGGTCTGCACCGGGGAGCACGCGCCGTGCGGCGAGTGCCGCGCATGCCGACTGATCGCGCACAGCAGCCACCCGGACCTGACGATCATCGACTCCGGCGAAAAAGGCAGCGTATTGAAGATCGAGCAGGTCCGCGATCTTCAGCAGGTGCTGTCTCTGCGGCCCTACGAGGCCCGCTACCGCGTCGCCATCCTGCGGCGCTTCCACGAGGCCAACCCCGCCGCCGCGAACGCCTTGCTGAAGACGCTGGAGGAGCCGACGCGCGACGTGGTAATCATCCTCACCGCCGAATCGACCGACGCTTTGCTGCCGACCATCGTGTCGCGCTGCCAGCCGATCCAGCTGCGTCCGCTGCCACTGCAAACCGTGCGCGATGCGCTGGTCGAGCGCTACGACGCGCCGCCAGAGCAGGCCGAGATGCTGGCGCGGCTGTCCGGTGGGCGCATCGGCTGGGCAATTGCGGCGCTCCAGGCCCCGGAAGAACTGGAGCTGCGCCAGCAGGCGGTCGTTCTGCTGGAACAGGCGCTCCAGGGCAAGCGCAGAGAGCGCTTTAAGCTCGTCGAGGGCATGCCGGGCGACAAGGGCGCGCTGCTGCCCCTGCTGGACGTCTGGCAGGGCTACTGGCGCGACGCGCTGCTGCTGGCCAGCGGCAGCCAGGCCCCCATCACCAACTATGACCACGCCGAGCAGTTAAGCGCATTGGCGCAGGCCATCGGCACGGCTGCCGCGCACCACGCGCTGGACGCCACCTGCCGGACGATCGTCGCGCTGGGCAAGAACGCCAACGCGCGGCTGGCGCTCGAAGTGCTGATGCTCGACTACCCTACGCCCTAG